From Candidatus Woesearchaeota archaeon, one genomic window encodes:
- the radB gene encoding DNA repair and recombination protein RadB — protein MEKLTSGSEAIDNLLNGGYDKTIITVIYGPSSSGKTCLCLLAAIETVKNNKKVIFVDTEGGFSVERAQQLYSDFPYKLDNFIFFKPTSFQQQKIALQSISLLLSQNIGLIIIDSIAMFYRLEIGLAQDYSEINRELTQQLISLLKIAREKEIPILITNQVYADFENRNEVKMVGGDLIKYTSKCIIELKKFSHFRKAIIKKHLAIEEGKNIDFIIKSDKIDFKDYSVLSENDDLKPKIL, from the coding sequence ATGGAAAAATTAACATCTGGCTCTGAGGCTATTGACAACCTGTTAAATGGAGGCTATGACAAAACAATTATAACTGTAATTTATGGTCCATCTAGTTCAGGTAAAACATGTTTATGCTTGTTAGCTGCTATTGAGACAGTAAAAAATAATAAAAAAGTAATATTTGTTGACACAGAAGGCGGTTTTTCCGTAGAAAGGGCGCAACAGCTTTATTCTGATTTTCCTTATAAACTTGACAATTTTATATTTTTCAAGCCAACCTCATTCCAGCAACAAAAAATTGCTCTTCAAAGTATTTCATTATTGCTTTCTCAAAACATAGGATTAATAATAATAGATTCAATTGCGATGTTTTATAGGCTAGAGATAGGCTTAGCACAAGATTATTCTGAAATTAATCGTGAACTAACACAACAACTTATAAGCTTATTAAAAATTGCAAGAGAAAAAGAAATACCTATTTTAATTACTAATCAAGTATATGCTGATTTTGAGAATAGGAATGAGGTAAAAATGGTTGGCGGGGATTTAATTAAGTATACCAGTAAATGCATTATTGAACTAAAAAAATTTAGTCATTTTCGTAAGGCGATTATTAAAAAACACCTGGCAATTGAAGAAGGTAAGAATATTGATTTTATTATTAAATCAGATAAAATCGATTTCAAAGATTATAGTGTTTTATCAGAAAATGATGACCTAAAACCGAAGATTTTATAA
- a CDS encoding 30S ribosomal protein S13, translating into MIKMAESTNFKYIIRIVNTDLEGSKDIATSLRKIKGVSFMFANLICNLTSIDKSKKTGELTDKEIEQLNSVLKEPLKYKVPRWMLNRRKDPEEAQDIHLISTDVKFVQENDIKQLKKIKCYKGIRHIQNLPVRGQSTKAHFRKRGNRALGVKKAKGSKKSSK; encoded by the coding sequence ATGATAAAAATGGCAGAATCAACAAATTTCAAATATATTATACGTATAGTAAATACGGATCTCGAGGGCAGTAAAGATATAGCTACATCATTAAGGAAAATTAAGGGGGTTAGTTTTATGTTTGCTAATTTAATCTGTAACTTAACTTCAATTGATAAATCTAAAAAAACTGGAGAATTAACTGATAAAGAAATTGAACAATTAAATTCAGTGTTAAAAGAACCTTTAAAGTATAAAGTTCCAAGATGGATGTTAAATCGTAGAAAAGATCCTGAAGAAGCTCAAGATATCCACTTAATTTCTACAGATGTAAAATTTGTTCAAGAAAATGATATTAAACAACTTAAAAAAATTAAATGTTATAAAGGCATCAGACATATACAAAATTTGCCTGTAAGAGGTCAAAGCACTAAAGCCCATTTTAGAAAAAGGGGAAATAGAGCATTAGGTGTTAAAAAGGCTAAAGGAAGTAAAAAATCAAGTAAATAA
- a CDS encoding 30S ribosomal protein S4: MGDPKKNRKKYQTPTTAWSKSRIEEEAVLVKEFGFKNKKEIWKVESLLRKFTRTARHLISAEGKQAEIETGHLLNKLVILGLIEPNSQLDKVLDINLNSLASRRLQSILCKRNLARTVKQARQFVTHRHVMVGNKVITSPSYLVSKQEEELIKFVDNSTLAKPDHPERVDKSIKAELQKIVKTGVKSEKSFTKEIDKTTEKVEVSE; this comes from the coding sequence ATGGGAGATCCAAAAAAAAATAGAAAAAAATACCAAACTCCGACTACCGCATGGAGTAAAAGCAGGATTGAAGAGGAAGCTGTATTAGTTAAAGAGTTTGGATTTAAAAATAAAAAAGAAATTTGGAAAGTTGAATCCCTTTTAAGAAAGTTTACCAGAACGGCAAGACATTTAATTTCTGCGGAAGGTAAACAAGCAGAGATTGAAACAGGGCATTTGTTAAATAAATTAGTTATTTTAGGCTTAATTGAACCAAATTCACAACTGGATAAAGTGCTTGATATTAACCTGAACAGTTTAGCTTCAAGAAGATTACAGTCAATTTTATGTAAAAGGAATCTTGCCAGAACAGTTAAACAAGCAAGACAATTTGTAACTCACCGCCATGTAATGGTCGGTAACAAAGTAATTACATCTCCTTCATATCTTGTTTCAAAACAAGAAGAAGAATTAATTAAATTTGTAGATAATTCAACTTTAGCAAAACCGGATCATCCGGAAAGAGTGGATAAATCTATTAAAGCTGAACTTCAAAAAATTGTCAAAACTGGAGTTAAGTCTGAAAAATCATTTACAAAAGAAATTGACAAAACAACTGAAAAAGTCGAGGTTTCAGAATAA
- a CDS encoding 30S ribosomal protein S11 gives MNRGNVGQRPISKRTEDNWGIAHIYSSYNDTIIHITDITGSESIARSSGGQVVKAHRMESSPTAAMMAAKKAAEIAKEKGVNALHVKIKAPGGHNGPNNPGPGAQAAVRALSRMGLKIGIIEDVTPLPHDGCRKKGGRRGRRV, from the coding sequence ATGAACAGAGGCAATGTGGGTCAAAGACCAATATCAAAAAGAACAGAAGATAATTGGGGTATTGCGCATATTTATTCATCATATAATGATACAATTATCCATATAACAGATATAACTGGATCAGAGAGTATCGCTAGATCGTCTGGCGGCCAAGTTGTAAAAGCCCACCGTATGGAATCTTCACCAACTGCAGCAATGATGGCTGCTAAAAAAGCCGCAGAAATCGCTAAAGAAAAAGGTGTAAATGCATTACATGTAAAAATTAAAGCTCCAGGAGGACATAATGGCCCAAATAATCCTGGTCCTGGCGCACAGGCAGCTGTCCGGGCATTGTCAAGAATGGGACTAAAAATAGGCATTATTGAAGATGTTACTCCCTTACCCCATGATGGATGCAGAAAAAAAGGAGGAAGGAGGGGCAGGAGAGTATGA
- a CDS encoding DNA-directed RNA polymerase subunit D, which yields MNIKIISKDKEKFSFILSGVKPSFANAIRRSMIDEVPTMAIENIEIRKNNSALYDEVLAHRLGLVVLNTDLKSYNLPEKCKCNGEGCARCQVEIVLKVKGPRIVYASDLKPKDPKITPAQPESVIAKILKGQDIELIATAVLGKGRDHAKWAPCLAIYKNEPVINIGNVSNVEEVAAKCPLNLFEIKSGKLKLIKDYELACHLCEACQDESNGKIKVSYKEDTFIFTVEPWGQLDVKDILKRAVDELDEKSEEFVKLVKALK from the coding sequence ATGAATATTAAAATTATTTCAAAGGATAAAGAAAAATTTTCATTTATCTTGTCAGGGGTTAAACCTAGTTTTGCAAATGCAATTAGGAGATCGATGATTGACGAAGTGCCAACAATGGCAATTGAAAATATTGAAATTAGAAAAAACAATTCAGCATTATATGATGAAGTTTTGGCGCATAGGCTTGGCTTAGTTGTATTAAATACAGACTTAAAATCCTACAATCTTCCGGAAAAATGCAAATGCAATGGTGAAGGATGCGCAAGATGTCAGGTGGAAATAGTATTGAAAGTTAAAGGTCCAAGAATTGTTTATGCTTCGGATCTTAAACCAAAAGACCCAAAAATAACGCCTGCTCAACCTGAATCAGTAATTGCTAAAATTTTGAAAGGTCAAGACATTGAACTTATTGCAACCGCAGTATTAGGAAAAGGAAGAGACCACGCCAAATGGGCCCCATGTTTGGCAATTTATAAAAACGAACCAGTAATTAACATAGGAAACGTTAGTAATGTTGAGGAAGTTGCAGCAAAGTGCCCTCTTAATTTATTTGAAATAAAATCAGGAAAATTAAAACTCATTAAAGATTATGAACTAGCATGCCATTTATGTGAAGCCTGTCAAGATGAAAGCAACGGAAAAATAAAAGTTTCATATAAAGAAGACACATTTATATTTACAGTTGAACCTTGGGGTCAGCTTGATGTTAAGGATATATTAAAAAGAGCAGTAGATGAGCTTGACGAAAAATCCGAAGAATTCGTTAAGTTGGTAAAAGCGCTAAAGTAG
- a CDS encoding 50S ribosomal protein L18e, giving the protein MTSTNEHLISLIKELKTKSLTEKVKLWKRLAEDLSRSTRSRRIVNLIKIVEYAKPGETVVVPGKVLGLGEVTQKVDVAAYQFSISAVEKIKLAGGNTLSLWELMEKNPKANKVRIIG; this is encoded by the coding sequence ATGACATCAACAAATGAACACCTTATCTCCTTAATTAAGGAGTTAAAAACAAAATCATTAACTGAAAAAGTCAAGCTTTGGAAAAGGCTTGCAGAGGATTTAAGTAGAAGCACTAGAAGCAGAAGAATAGTTAATTTGATTAAAATTGTAGAATACGCTAAACCGGGTGAAACTGTTGTTGTTCCTGGAAAGGTATTAGGTTTAGGTGAAGTTACACAAAAAGTTGATGTGGCCGCTTATCAATTTTCAATATCAGCTGTTGAAAAGATTAAACTGGCTGGGGGCAATACCCTCTCTTTATGGGAACTTATGGAAAAAAACCCAAAGGCAAATAAAGTGAGGATTATTGGTTAA
- the rplM gene encoding 50S ribosomal protein L13: protein MIIDGKNQILGRLASFAAKQALLGKKVNVINCEDVIISGRKNIVFEKYKKIDDMGIQPRKGPFQPKMPDRFVRKVIKRMLPIDRTRGLDAFHNVMCYIGTPDEFKNMEITNVNANASKLSTLNMVRVGEICKELGGKKW, encoded by the coding sequence ATGATTATCGACGGAAAAAATCAAATACTTGGAAGATTAGCATCTTTTGCAGCAAAGCAAGCATTATTAGGCAAAAAAGTTAATGTAATTAATTGTGAAGATGTTATAATCTCCGGCAGAAAAAACATAGTATTTGAAAAATATAAGAAAATTGACGATATGGGTATTCAACCGCGTAAAGGTCCATTTCAACCTAAAATGCCGGATAGATTCGTAAGAAAGGTTATTAAAAGAATGCTGCCTATTGATAGGACAAGGGGACTGGATGCATTCCACAATGTCATGTGTTATATTGGTACGCCTGACGAATTTAAAAATATGGAAATTACAAATGTTAATGCTAATGCATCAAAATTATCAACTTTAAACATGGTGAGAGTTGGAGAAATTTGCAAAGAATTAGGCGGGAAAAAATGGTAA